The sequence CGCGCTGATCTTCTTCTCGTTTAGCGTGCTGTTCCAGCTCGTTACGCTGCCGGTCGAGATTGACGCCAGCCGCCGCGCCGTGGCGTATATCGAGCAGTCGGGCATGAGCTCCAAACAGGTCAACGGTGCCAAGAAGGTCCTGACGGCCGCCGCGCTTACCTATGTGGCTGCGGCGCTCACCTCGATTATTCAGCTGCTCTATCTTATGGCTCGCTACAACAAAAACTCCAACCGATAACAAATTGGGTCGCTGGGCGCCGCGGGGATTTGTGTCCCCGCGGCGCTGTACTATGTGTTGGACTTGAATTTGCGCAGGGCCGGAGCCCTTGTGCACGATGACGAAAGGAGGCTGCGTGGCAGGCTGGAATCTAACCGGCAATGCCGTTTCCGCCGAGTTCGACGGTTCGGACGAGCAGGAGCGCAAAGAGCTCAGCGTGAGCCAGGCGGTAGAGATCGCCGCCGGTGCGCTCGATGCCATTCCGCAGCTGAGCGTTTTGGGCGAGGTCACGGGTTTTCGTGGCCCAAACGCCCGAAGCGGCCACTGCTACTTTCAGATCAAGGACGACTCGGCGGCCGTCGACTGCATCATCTGGAAGGGCGCCTACCTTAAGCGCACCTTCGACTTGCGCGACGGCATGCAGGTAAGCTTTAAGGGCAGCTTCAATCTCTACAAGCCTACGGGTCGTATGAGCTTCGTCGCCCGCTCGTTCTCGTTAGCGGGGGAGGGTCTGCTGCGTCAACAAGTGGCGCAACTGGCCGAAAAGCTACGCCGCGAGGGCCTGATGGACGAAGCGCGCAAGCGCCGCATCCCGGTGTTCTGCTCCCGCGTGGCAGTCGTCACCTCGCTTTCGGGTGCCGTAATCGACGACGTCAAGCGCACATTGCGTCGTCGCAACCCGCTCGTCGAGCTCGTCTGCGTGGGCGCCAAGGTTCAAGGCGAGGGTGCGCCGGCCGAGCTCATTGAGGGCTTGCGCCGCGCCGCTTCCATTACGCCGGCGCCCGACTGTATTTTGCTGGTGCGCGGCGGCGGCTCCTTTGAGGACCTCATGACCTTTAATGACGAGGAGCTTGCCCGCGCGGTGGCGGCTTGTCCTGTGCCCGTGGTGACCGGCATTGGCCATGAGCCCGACACCTCGATTTGCGACATGGTGAGCGACCGACGCGCCTCTACGCCCACGGCGGCGGCAGAATCGGTGGCGCCGGCTATGACGGAGTTGGCCGATGTGCTCGAGGCGCGCCATCAGCGTCTGGGTGCCGCGATGGCATCGATGATTGGGTCGGCCCAGGTCGACCTGGAGATGCTCGACCAGCGCGGTCGCCGTGCCTGGGATACCTATACGGCTCGCTTGGGCGATGCGCTCGATGCGGCTGCGTGTCGCCCGTGCCTCAACGACCCAACGTTTATGGTTGAGCGTCGCGAGTCTGAGCTTGCCCTGACGGCCGATCGTTTGTCCGGCGCCATAACGCGTTCGGTTGGGGCATTCCGCTCCAACTTTGAGCGTCTGCCCGAGCGTCTGGTTGCAAGCACCTCGGGGTTCGATGGCAAGCGCCATGCGCTCATGCTTGCGAGCTCCCGTCTGGAGCATCAGGGGCGCACGATGCTCAGCAAGCCAGTGTCCGACCTGGGCCGAGCTGCCGCGTCGCTCGATGCTCTGTCGCCGCTCAAAGTGCTTGCCCGTGGCTATTCCATCGCGTACAGCGATGATGGTGTGGCTACGAGCGTCAAGACCTTTAACCCCGGCGACGCCATCCGCGTGCGCATGGCAGACGGCAAAGTGGCGGCAACGGTCGATACGGTCGAGTAACCCGCGTTTCATAGCGATAAACCTTTAGGAAAGGAAACAGATATGGCAGAGAAGACCCCGGTCGAGCAGCTTACGTACAAGCAGGCCTCGCAGGAGCTGGAGCTTATCATTCGCAGCTTGGAGTCGGGCGATATGGAGCTCGAGGAGTCGCTCGAGAGCTATACCCGCGGCGTCGAGCTCCTCAAGAGCCTGCGCACCCGCCTGTCCGATGCCGAGCAGAAGGTTTCGGTGCTCCTTAAGGACGTCGACGGCAACGACGTGCTCGCCGACGGCGAAGCCGCCAACACCGACGACAGTCTCTCGTTCTAACCATCTCGACCAATATAATTACCTTGGTCTGTGAGAAAGGAACCAACCATGTGTGATTGCATCTTCTGCAAAATTGCCAACCACGAGATCCCCTCGACCGTTGTCTATGAGGACAACCAGGTCATCGCCTTCGACGACCTCAACCCCCAGGCGCCGGTCCATACGCTCGTGATCCCCAAGAAGCACTACAGTGACATCGCCGACAACGTGCCGGCTGAGACCATGGGTGCCATGGCTCACGCCATCCAGGAGGTCGCTAAGGCCAAGGGCTTGGAGGACGGTTTCCGCGTCATCTCCAACAAGGGCGTCAACGCCGGTCAGACCGTCATGCACTTTCACATGCACGTCCTCGGCGGCAAAAATCTGGGCGAGAACCTCATCTGAGGACGCTTTTTCCTTGCAATGAAACGGAAGCTCAAGCACCGATAACTTATATATCAACGCAATAAACCCGAGCGCGAGGGCGTTTGGGTTTATTATTGAAACGTATGTAACCTGGCGGCGCCACACCGCCTGTTAGTAGGGAGACACATGAACGTTCTGGTCGTCAACGCAGGATCTTCGACCCTTAAGTATCAGGTCATCGATACCAAGTCCCACAAGGTGTCCGCAAAGGGCTCCTGCGAGCGCGTCTGCTTTACCGGCGGTACCTTCACCCACGCTGCCAACGGTTCCAAGAAGGTGACCGAGAACATCGAGTTCCCCGACCACAAGGTCGCCATCGAGGTCGTCCTGAAGGACCTCGAGGCCAACGGCGTCAAGATCGAGGGTATTGGTCACCGTATCGTTCAGGGCGGCTGGTACTTTGGTGATTCCTCCCTCGTCGACGAGGACGTCCTCGCTAAGATCCGCGAGGTTGCCCCGCTGGCGCCGCTGCACAACAACCCCGAGGCCAACGTTATCGAGTACTGCCTGGAGCAGTATCCCGATCTGCCCAACGTTACGGTCTACGACACCGCTTTTCACTTCAACATGCCCGAGGTTGCCAAGACCTACGCCCTTCCCAAGGATGTTTGCGACAAGCTGCACATCCGTAAGTACGGCGCCCACGGCACCAGCTATCGCTACATCTCCAAGAAGGTCGCCGAGATGACCAACGGCGAGGCCCGCAAGGTCGTCGTGTGCCACATCGGCTCTGGTGCCTCCCTGTGCGCCATCGAGGACGGCAAGTGCATGGATACCACCATGGGCCTCACCCCGCTCGACGGCGTCATGATGGGCACCCGCTGCGGCTCCATTGACCCGGCTACCGTGTGCTACCTGCAGCGCGAGGGTGGCTACACCTTCGACGAGGTCGACGAGATGATGAACAAGAAGTCCGGTCTTTTGGCTGTGACCGGTGGCAAGACCAACGACTGCCGCAACGTCGAGGAGCTCGCCGCCGCTGGCGACCCCGAGGCTCAGCTCGCCTTCGACATGTTCGTCTACAAGATTGCCGCCAAGGCTGCCGAGATGGCTACTTCCATGTGCGGCATGGACACCCTGGTCTTTACCGCCGGCATCGGCGAGCACGCTCCGGCTGTCCGCGCTGGCGTGGCCGACCGTCTGGCCTTTATGGGCGTCAAGATGGACCATGCCCGCAACGCCCTGCGCGGCGACGGCGCTTGGTGCCTGTCCGCCAAGGATTCCAAGGTCAAGATTTTCGTCATCCCCACGGACGAGGAGTTCATGATCGCTTCCGACGTCGAGCGCATCGTCAACGGCAAGTAATTGCAAGAGGGGAGGGGCTGGACGACCGAGCGCCGTTCGGCCCCTCTTTTGTGCTCGTTGGGCGATATGCTTGATAGCTATTTATCAAGTTGTGATAACTTCTTATTAAAATGCGGCCGCCTTAAGGGGTCTGCGTCGACCGTATTGCACTGCAAAGGAGTCTCATGAACGTACTTGTTGTCAACGCCGGCAGCTCAAGCCTTAAATATCAGCTTTTGGATACCGATACCCGCGAGGTTTTCGCCAAGGGCAACTGCGAACGTATCGGTTCGGACATGGGCATCTTTGGCCACTCCGAGAACGGTGGCGCCAAGCAGACCGAGGAGGTCCCTTTCCCCGATCATCGCTCTGCTATCGCTCGTGTGCTCGAGGAGCTCGAGAAGACCGACTTTACGATTGATGGCATTGGTCATCGTATCGTTCAGGGCGGCTGGCACTTCGATGATTCCGCAGTTGTCGACGACGAGGTTATGGCCAAGATTCTCGAGGTGGCCCCGCTCGCCCCGCTGCACAACTACGGCGAGGCCGCGGCGATTGAGTATTGCCGTGAGAAGTATCCGGAGCTGCCCAACGTGGCGGTCTTCGATACCTCGTTCCATATGACCATGCCCGAGGTCGCCTATACCTACGCGCTGCCCAAGGACGTGTGCGACAAGTACCACGTGCGCAAGTACGGCGCCCACGGCACGAGCCACCGCTATGAGTGGATGATGGCCAAGGAGATCCTGGGTTCGCGCTGCCACCGTCTGCTTTCGTGCCACTTGGGTAACGGTGCTTCGCTCGCTGCTATCGAGGACGGCGTGTGCCGCGACACCACGATGGGCCTCACGCCGCTCGACGGCCTGATGATGGGCACTCGCTGCGGTTCCATTGATCCGGCCACCGTGTGCTACCTCCAGCGCGAGGGCGGCTACAGCTATCAGGAAGTCGATGACATGATGAACAAGCAGTCTGGTCTGCTTGCCATCTCGGGCATCTCCAACGACGCCCGCGACATCCGTACACGCGCCTCCGAGGGCGACGAGCGCTGCCTGCTCGCCTTCGATATGTTCGCCTACAAGGCCATGCAGCAGGCTGGCTCCATGATCGCTTCCATGGCGGGCGTGGACACCATCACCTTTACCGCCGGCATCGGCGAGAACGACTGGTCGATCCGCAAGGCCTTCTGCGACTGCTTTGAGTGGCTGGGCGTGCGCATCGACAATAACAAGAACCGCGAGGCCGTGGGCAACGGCCCGCAGGTCATCAGCGCCGCCGGTTCCGCCGTCACGGTCATGGTCATCCCCACCGACGAGGAATACATGATCGCCCACGACGTCGAGCGTCTGACCAAGAACAACTAACGCTCGCATTTGCAAGTAAACGAAAGGCCTCCAGAGCAACAGCTCCGGAGGCCTTTTGCTAGCGGGCGGAAATTCCTGTCCCGAGGGGATATGTTCGCTACTCAGCCATCTGAGCCTGGACGGCGGTGATGGCCACGACACCCACGATGTCGTCGGCAGAGCAGCCGCGCGACAGGTCGTTAACCGGCTTGGCGATGCCCTGCAGGATGGGGCCGTAGGCGTCAGCACCGGCGAAGCGCTGGACCAGCTTGTAGCCGATGTTGCCGGCCTCGAGGTCGGGGAACACGAGCACGTTGGCCTTACCGGCGACGGAGGAGCCGGGGGCCTTGAGCTGGGCGACGGTGGGGACGATGGCGGCGTCGAGCTGCAGGTCGCCGTCGATGGCGAGCTCGGGAGCCTTCTCCTTGCAGAACTTCACGGCCTCCTGGACCTTCTTTGCGACCTCGCCACCGGCGGAGCCCATGGTGGAGTAGGAGAGCATGGCCACGTGCGGCTCAACGTTGCCCATGAAGGTGGACCAGGAGTGGGCCGAGGCGATGGCGATCTCGGAGAGCTCGTCGGAGGACGGGTTGATGTTGAGGCCGCAGTCGGCGAAGATCAGCGTGCCGTCGGTACCGAACTGCGGGGTGTCGGTGCACATCACGAAGAAGGCCGAGACCAGCTTGGTGCCCGGGGCGGTCTTGAGGATCTGAAGCGCAGGGCGCAGGGTGTCGGCGGTGGAGTGGCAGGCGCCGGAGACCAGGCCGTCGGCATCGCCCATCTTGACCATCATGGTGCCAAAGTAGGTGGCGTCCATCACCTGGGCGCGAGCCTGCTCGATGGTAACGCCCTTCTTGGCGCGGAGCTCGGCAAACTTCTGCGCGTACTCCTCGTGCTTCTCGGCATTGCGCGGGTCGATGACGGTGGCGCCGGGAACGTCGATCTCGTCGGGGTTGCCCAGGATGACGATCTTTGCCAGGCCCTCCTCGATGATCTTGGTGGCCGCGACGATGGTGCGCGGATCCTCGCCCTCGGGCAGGACGATCGTCTTAAGGTCGGCCTTGGCGGCAGACTTCATACGGTTAAGGAAATCGCTCATGTTACTCCTTACAAGCGTTTCGCTAAGCTCCAGGCGCCCGGCTGTTCACGAATAAACCCGCTGCTAGCGGGTCTACCTTTCAATTATGTTCGCCGCGGTGCTTGAGCTTTCCTTGTGTGGCAAGCTCATTATAGGACGCATTAGCGCTATAATCGCTCTGATAAATATGTCTCGAAGAATGTTCGAGAAAAGCCCAGCTAACGAGCCCGTGGCTTTTGACAAGGAGTATCGATGCAGATTACCTCAGGCCTGCCTGAAGGCTTTAACGCCGGCGCGTACGACATGATTGTCGTCGGTGCTGGATATGCCGGTGCCGTTTGCGCCCGCCGTCTTGCCGAGACCATCGGCTATCGTGTTGCCGTTTTGGAGCGCCGTAGCCACATTGCGGGCAATGCCTATGACTGCACTGACGAGGCCGGAATCCTGATCCACGAGTACGGTCCGCATATCTATCACACCTTTAACGAGCGCGTGCACAATTTCCTGTCGCGCTTTACCAAGTGGACGGATTATCAGCACAAGGTGCTCGCCAACATCAACGGTACCCTTATGCCCGTGCCCTTCAACCATGCGAGTCTCAAGCTCGCCTTTGGTGACGAGCGCGGCGAGGAGCTGTATCAGAAGCTCGTGGAGACCTTTGGCAAGGATGTCAAGGTGCCCATTATGGAGCTGCGTAAGAAGAACGACCCGGATCTTGCCGAGGTCGCCGATTACGTCTACGAGAACGTCTTTTTGCATTACACCATGAAGCAGTGGGGCCAGACGCCCGATCAGATCGACCCCTCGATCACCGGCCGCGTTCCCGTCTTTGTGGGCGATGATGACCGCTACTTCCCGCAAGCTCCCTTCCAGGGCATGCCGCAGGAGGGCTACACGGCGCTCTTTGAGCACATGCTCGACCACGACCTGATCGACGTGTTCTGCGACGTGGACGCCCGCGATCTCTTTGAGATCGACGAGACCACCGTCAAGATCGACGGCAAGGTCTATGGTGGCGAGATTGTCTATACCGGTCCACTCGACGAGCTGTTCAACCTCGACTTGGGTGCGTTGCCGTACCGCACGCTCGATATGAAGTTCGAGACGCTCGATACGGACCAGTTCCAGCCCGTGGGCACCGTCAACTACACCACGAGCGAGGACTACACGCGTATCACCGAGTTCAAGAACATGACCGGTCAGGTCCTGCCCGGCAAGACCACCATCATGAAGGAGTACTCCAAGGCCTATACGCCCGGCTCGGGCGAGACGCCGTACTACGCCATTCTTGAGCCCGAGAACCGTGAGCTCTATGAGCGCTATCTTGAGCGCGTCCAGAACCTGACGAACTTCCACCCGGTGGGTCGTCTGGCCGAGTATCGTTACTACGATATGGACGCCGTGACCAATTCCGCCCTCGATCTTTCGGATGAGATTATCGCCTGCCATGCATAAAGTCATAACATTCGGTATTCCCTCGTATAACGCCGCCAAGGACATGGACCATTGCATCACCTCCATCTTGGAGGGGAGCAATTACGCCACCGATATCGAGATTATCGTGGTGGACGACGGCTCCAAGGACGAGACGGCCGCCAAGGCCGACGAGTGGGAGGCGCGTTATCCCGGTATCATTCGCGCGGTACACCAGGAGAACGGCGGCCACGGTATTGCCGTCCTTTCGGGTCTGCGCGAGGCACAGGGCACTTACTACAAGGTCGTCGACTCGGACGACTGGCTCGACGCTGCGGCTCTTTCGACTATGCTGTCGATTCTGCGTGGCTTTGAAGAGCGCGATCAGCGCGTTGACCTGTTTATCTCGAACTACGTGTACGAGAAGGTTTACGAGGGCACGCATACCGCTATTGGCTACAAATTTGCCCTGCCGCGCAAGAAGATCTTTTCCTGGGATCAGATCGGTCATTTCCGCCTGGACCAGAACCTACTCATGCACAGCCTGTGCTATCGCACGGATGTGCTGCGCGAGTCCAACCTTCCCATGCCGCCGCACACGTTCTATGTGGACAACATCTACGCCTACGTGCCGCTGCCGCGTTGCAAGACCATGTACTACGCCGACATCGACCTCTATCACTACTTTATCGGTCGCGAGGGCCAGAGTGTCAACGAGGCCACGATGGTCAAGCGTCTGGACCAGCAGTTCCGTGTGACGCGTATCATGATGGAGTCGTACCACCTGTACAGCGATGTTGAGTCGTCGCGTCTGCGCTCGTACATGATGGGCTATTTCACCATGATGATGGCGATCTGCTCGGTGCTCACCAAGCTTTCCGAGGAAGATTGCGCCGACGAGCGCCTAAAGACGCTGTGGAATGATTTGAAGGCCTACGACGAGCGTATGTATCGTCGTGCCCGCTACGGCGTGGTCGGGTTCTTCACCAATCTGCGCGGTCGTGCCGGTGACAAAACCACACTCGGCCTATACCGTCTTGCTTCAAAGATCTTCAAATTCAACTAGCTGCTGAGTAATCGCTGCTGATAGGTTGACTGGGCCCCTTGGCCTTTAGTTTGCTACTGCGAACAGTCCTGCTCGCACGGAAAGCACATTAAGTGCTTTCCGACTCGTGCGGAACTTGTATCAAACTAAAGGCCAAGGGGCCTCTGCTACAAGAATCGATTGTCAGGTTATTTGAATTTGAAGATCTTCGACGCGCGGTACACAGGGGCCTGGGCTGAAAAGAATCTGGTTGGTAGGTTGCCCGGTGGGGCTTGGTTGTGTTTGTCGCGAGTTCCGCACGAGCCGAAGAGCACTTAATGTGCTCTTCGTGCGAGCCAGGACTGTAGAGCAGCAAACATAACCAAGCCCCACCGGGCAACCGTCAGGTTAGGCTACTTCGCGGCGCCGGGGATGCCGTGGGAGGTTTTTGCGGTTTTGGCTCCGTTTACGATGGCGGTTTCCAGGGCCCTTACGGCGAGCATGCCCAGCAGGTCTAGGGGAACGGCGGCGCTTGCCTGGGCGCCCAGTTTGCCGCTGGCGAGGGTGTAGATGGTGTCGCCGTCGTTGGTGGTGTGCGTGGGACGGATGGCGTGTGCGTAGGCGTCTGCGGCCATCTGGGAGACCTTGGTGGCTTGTGCCTTAGTGAGTTCCACGTTGGTGACGATGCAGCTGATGGTGGTGTTGGTGCGGTCGAGCGGCATCTGCATGGATCCGGCGGCGGCAAAGGCTGCGAGTTCCATGTCGACGATTTGGTCGCTATCGGCTGCGGCGCGCATACCGGCGACCCACTCGCCGGTGAAGGGGTCGACAACGTTGCCGCAGGCGTTGACCGAGACCACGGCGCCCACCTTGATGGGGCCGAGCGCCACGGCGGCAGCGCCAAGGCCGGCCTTCATGCAGGTAGCGGGGCCCATGAGCTTACCCACGGTAGCGCCCGTGCCGGCGCCTACGTTGCCCTGTTCGAGCTTGGTGGGGGTGTTGTCGAGTGCTTCGCGCACGGCGGCGATGCCGGCCTCAATGTCGGGGCGAACGGTGGGGTTACCAAAGGCGAGGTCGAAGATACAGCTCGAGCACACGATAGGCACCTGCGTGGGGCCGACGGGAAGGCCGATGCCGCGGCTCTCAAGCTCGCGAGCGACGCCGCTTGCAGCCTCGAGGCCAAAGGCCGATCCGCCCGAAAGGCAGACGGCGTGGACCTTGTCGACGGTGTTCTCGGGTCGCAGCAGGTCGGTCTCGCGCGAAGCGGGAGCACCGCCGCGAACGTCAACGCCGCCGGTGGCGCCCTCGGGTGCCACGATTACGGTGCAACCGGTGCCGGCCTCCTCGTCCGTATAGTTGCCATAGCAAAAGCCATCGACATCGCAGACGTCAATGGCCTCGAGCAGTGTATCCATGTTTAACTCCTATCGGTTTTCCGCCGCGCCTTGTGCCCGGTCGGGATCCGTACGGTACGCCAAAATTGTAGGCGCTGGGGGATACCCAGCGCCAGATGCAATTACGAGAGTTTTTGAATCGCGCGCGCGACGCGGGCGATGGGTAGGCCCACCACGTTATAGAAGTCGCCCGAAATATCGTGCACGAGCATGCGGCCGCCTGTGCCCTGGATGCCGTAGGCGCCTGCCTTATCCATGGGCTCACCCGAGGCAACGTAGTGCTCGATCTGCTCGTCGGTGAGCTCGTAGAATGTCACGTCGGTCATATCGACAAACGACAGGCTCTCGGCGGCATGCGGGGCGGCCGTATCGCCTGCCTTAACGATGCAGACGCCGGTTGCGACCTGGTGCGTGCGGCCCGAAAGCTCACGGAGCATGGTGCGCGCCTCGCCCTCGGTTGCCGGCTTGCCCAAAATCTTGCCGTCGAAGGTGACGATGGTGTCGGCCGCGACCGTCAGCTCATTGGGCTCGGCATACTCGGCAGCAACGGCAGCCGCCTTGGCGCGTGCCAAGCGCTCGACAAGCGTGAGCGGGGCCTCGCCATCAAAGGGCGTTTCGTCGATATCCGCGGGAATCACGCGAATGTTGTAGCCTGCCTCGCGCATCAGCTCTATGCGGCGCGGTGATTGCGAAGCCAAAATCATAGTTGGATGCCCTCGGCGACCTTCTCGACAGCCTTGTCGCCGGCGATCGTGCGCAGCAGCTCAAGCGCAAAGGGGAGCGACTGGGCCATGCCGCTGGCGGTGATGATGTTGCCGTCTTGCGTAACCTTCTCGCCGGTATAGGCGCCCTCGGGGAAGCTTTTCTCAAAGCCAGGGAAGCACGTGGCGTGGCGCCCCTCGAGCAGGTCGAGCTCGCCCAGGATAAACGGGGCGGCGCAGATGGCGGCGACGTGCTTGGTCGCGGCGAACTCGCAGACCACGTCGCAGACGCGCTGATCGGCGCGCAGGTTGGTGGCACCGGGCAGGCCGCCGGGCAGCACGACGCAGTCGTACTCGTCAAAGTTGATCTCATCAAAGAGCGCATCGCAGGTCACGGGGATCTGCAGCGAGCTTACGACCTCGCGCGTGGGCATAATCGAGACGAGCGTGGCGCGCACGCCGCCGCGACGCATGACATCGACCATGGTCAGGCATTCAATCGTTTCAAAGCCATCGGCGGCAAGAACGGCAACGCTGGGCATAAGGGTTCCTTTCATAGGGCGGCATACAATTAGCCGTCTTATACCCCGAAGACCCCCGCTTGCCACGCTCGATTTCCCAATGTTTAAAAGGGACGGGGATTAAATAATCATTCGGTACAAATTGATCATTTAATCCCCGTCCCAGAAAAATCATCAGCTAGTTGCGCCTAAGGTGGACGACGGTCTCGCAGTGGAAGGTTTGTGGGAACAGATCGACTGGCGTGATCTTTACGGGGGAGAAGGTGCCTTCTTCGACAAAGCGTTTGAGATCGCGCGCCAGGGTGGCCGGGTCGCAGCTCACATAGGCGACATCGCGAGCGCTTGTGCTGGCGATGAGGTCGATGGCCTCAGGTGCTAGGCCTGCACGCGGCGGGTCGACTACTAGGACATCGGCGTCCTGGTCGGGGAACTCGCGCACCGCGTCTCCGCCAATGACGTCGACGTTATCAAGCTTGTTGATTTCCAGGTTACGGCGTAGATCGCGCACGGCGGGGCCGTAGGCCTCGACGGCAGCGACAAAGTCGCAGCGGCGGGCGAGCGGCAGGGTAAAGGTGCCGGCACCGCAGTACAGGTCCACGGCAAGCTCGTCTTCCTGCGGATCGAGCGCCTCCATAACGAGCTCGATCAAAATCTCGGCGCCCTTGGTGTTGACTTGGAAAAACGATGGGGCGGACAGGCGCATCTGGCCGTCAGCGATGTTCTCGGTCCACGAGCCCTCACCGGCGAGCATCTCCACCTTAGAGACACGGCGGGCCTTCTTTTCGCCCTTGCTCATCACGCGCACGATGCTCGTGGGATGAGCGGCGTCCGCCAGCACGCGGGAGACCTGCGAGCGCGGAAAAGAGCCTGTCGGCGTCCAGAGTGCGACCTCGAGTGCCTTGGTGCGGCGCGATGCGCGAATGCCCACGCGTTCGAGCCCCAAGTCATGGCTGCCGCTTAGATAGTTAAGTGCGCCGACGACCGATTTGAGTGCCTTCGGGAAGCGCTTATCGAACAGCGGACACATATCGACGGTCACGATTTTGCTGGGGTCGACACCGTGCATGCCAAGGCGCACGCGACCGTTGACGACGGTCGGTTCGAGCTCGATTTTATTGCGGTAGCCCCAGTCGTCCTTGGTGTGGCAGATGGGCTGTACCAACTCATCGACCTGCTCAGGAGCGAACTTGCCGATGCGCTCGAGCGTGGAGCGCAGGTTTTGCTCCTTGGCGGCGAGCTGTGCCGTGCGTGAGAGATTGCCCCACGAGCAGCCGCCGCAGATGCCCACGAAGGGGCAGGGAGGCTGAATGCGATCGGGGCTTGGCTCCAGAATCTCGGTGGTGCGGGCGCGCATGAACGACTTGCCGTCCTGTACGACCTCGGCCTCGACGATGTCGCCTGCCACGGCACCCTGCACAAAGACGGCCTTGCCGTTGTCGGCGTGCGCCAGCCCGTCGGCGCCGTAGGTCATCGATTCTATAGTGAGCTTCATATTCCTGCCTGTCATTCGCGTTGTTGTTCGCACCATGGTAGCAGGGAAAAGCGCCCCGCATCCGAGGCTTTCCTCAAATGCGGGGCGCTTCTACAAACTGCTTCTACAAACGACTATTTCGTCTTGCCGGTAATGAGCGTCTTAAGACCCAGGCCGATCAGGCCCAGACCCATGCGCACGCGGCCGGGGCGATGGCGCTCGATGGCCTTGGTCTTGCCAGCGGGCTTATCGCGACGGGCACTCGTCTCGGGTGCGGGCTTGGTGACCTGAGGCTCGGGCCGAGGTACAGGTGCAGGCTCGGGCTCAATGACGGTCGCCTGGACCTTCT is a genomic window of Collinsella aerofaciens containing:
- a CDS encoding glycosyltransferase family 2 protein is translated as MHKVITFGIPSYNAAKDMDHCITSILEGSNYATDIEIIVVDDGSKDETAAKADEWEARYPGIIRAVHQENGGHGIAVLSGLREAQGTYYKVVDSDDWLDAAALSTMLSILRGFEERDQRVDLFISNYVYEKVYEGTHTAIGYKFALPRKKIFSWDQIGHFRLDQNLLMHSLCYRTDVLRESNLPMPPHTFYVDNIYAYVPLPRCKTMYYADIDLYHYFIGREGQSVNEATMVKRLDQQFRVTRIMMESYHLYSDVESSRLRSYMMGYFTMMMAICSVLTKLSEEDCADERLKTLWNDLKAYDERMYRRARYGVVGFFTNLRGRAGDKTTLGLYRLASKIFKFN
- a CDS encoding P1 family peptidase, with translation MDTLLEAIDVCDVDGFCYGNYTDEEAGTGCTVIVAPEGATGGVDVRGGAPASRETDLLRPENTVDKVHAVCLSGGSAFGLEAASGVARELESRGIGLPVGPTQVPIVCSSCIFDLAFGNPTVRPDIEAGIAAVREALDNTPTKLEQGNVGAGTGATVGKLMGPATCMKAGLGAAAVALGPIKVGAVVSVNACGNVVDPFTGEWVAGMRAAADSDQIVDMELAAFAAAGSMQMPLDRTNTTISCIVTNVELTKAQATKVSQMAADAYAHAIRPTHTTNDGDTIYTLASGKLGAQASAAVPLDLLGMLAVRALETAIVNGAKTAKTSHGIPGAAK
- a CDS encoding Maf family protein, with the translated sequence MILASQSPRRIELMREAGYNIRVIPADIDETPFDGEAPLTLVERLARAKAAAVAAEYAEPNELTVAADTIVTFDGKILGKPATEGEARTMLRELSGRTHQVATGVCIVKAGDTAAPHAAESLSFVDMTDVTFYELTDEQIEHYVASGEPMDKAGAYGIQGTGGRMLVHDISGDFYNVVGLPIARVARAIQKLS
- a CDS encoding DJ-1 family glyoxalase III, yielding MPSVAVLAADGFETIECLTMVDVMRRGGVRATLVSIMPTREVVSSLQIPVTCDALFDEINFDEYDCVVLPGGLPGATNLRADQRVCDVVCEFAATKHVAAICAAPFILGELDLLEGRHATCFPGFEKSFPEGAYTGEKVTQDGNIITASGMAQSLPFALELLRTIAGDKAVEKVAEGIQL
- the rlmD gene encoding 23S rRNA (uracil(1939)-C(5))-methyltransferase RlmD, whose amino-acid sequence is MTGRNMKLTIESMTYGADGLAHADNGKAVFVQGAVAGDIVEAEVVQDGKSFMRARTTEILEPSPDRIQPPCPFVGICGGCSWGNLSRTAQLAAKEQNLRSTLERIGKFAPEQVDELVQPICHTKDDWGYRNKIELEPTVVNGRVRLGMHGVDPSKIVTVDMCPLFDKRFPKALKSVVGALNYLSGSHDLGLERVGIRASRRTKALEVALWTPTGSFPRSQVSRVLADAAHPTSIVRVMSKGEKKARRVSKVEMLAGEGSWTENIADGQMRLSAPSFFQVNTKGAEILIELVMEALDPQEDELAVDLYCGAGTFTLPLARRCDFVAAVEAYGPAVRDLRRNLEINKLDNVDVIGGDAVREFPDQDADVLVVDPPRAGLAPEAIDLIASTSARDVAYVSCDPATLARDLKRFVEEGTFSPVKITPVDLFPQTFHCETVVHLRRN